The Fimbriimonas ginsengisoli Gsoil 348 genome window below encodes:
- a CDS encoding lipoyl protein ligase domain-containing protein, which yields MRLSLDPPGDGPANMAADLELLSRAAEGEAGGRIYSWSTVWVTLGRGQEAERTLVDPSRIPWIVRPTGGAAVLHGHDLTVGLAFPLRRSVRDSYRIGTEPLIAALHAGGVPAVLAESIGADDGDPRRIDCFAGSSSNDIVDPRSGAKVCGCALRRTRDAVLIQASIPVRDAGIDPASVIRGGVAIKPVALNRSKFAETLQEGLDNLKKLH from the coding sequence ATGAGACTCTCGCTTGACCCGCCCGGCGACGGGCCGGCGAACATGGCGGCGGATTTGGAGCTGCTTTCGCGCGCCGCCGAAGGCGAGGCGGGGGGGCGGATTTACTCCTGGTCCACCGTCTGGGTGACATTGGGGCGGGGGCAGGAGGCGGAGCGAACCCTTGTCGATCCGTCTCGCATCCCGTGGATCGTGCGTCCAACCGGAGGGGCGGCGGTGCTGCATGGGCACGACCTCACCGTCGGTTTGGCGTTTCCGTTGCGTCGTTCGGTGCGGGACAGCTATCGCATCGGAACCGAACCTCTGATCGCCGCCTTGCACGCGGGCGGCGTTCCGGCGGTGCTGGCGGAATCGATCGGGGCTGACGACGGAGATCCTCGGCGGATCGACTGCTTCGCAGGAAGCTCTTCGAACGACATTGTGGATCCTCGGTCAGGGGCAAAGGTATGCGGGTGCGCGCTCCGGAGGACGCGGGATGCGGTGTTGATCCAGGCGAGCATTCCTGTGAGAGATGCCGGTATTGACCCGGCTTCCGTGATCCGGGGAGGCGTCGCGATCAAACCGGTCGCCCTTAACCGTTCTAAGTTTGCTGAAACGCTTCAGGAGGGGTTAGATAATCTTAAAAAACTGCACTAA